One segment of Ricinus communis isolate WT05 ecotype wild-type chromosome 8, ASM1957865v1, whole genome shotgun sequence DNA contains the following:
- the LOC8271148 gene encoding LOW QUALITY PROTEIN: rRNA-processing protein UTP23 homolog (The sequence of the model RefSeq protein was modified relative to this genomic sequence to represent the inferred CDS: inserted 1 base in 1 codon), which yields MRVRKQKRHRRAVRFYVTCYGFRQPYKILCDGTFVHHLIVNRIAPADEALANILGGPVKLFTTRCVHAELKRLGKSYSESLQAAHLLMTARCDHEKVKSAEACILEVIGQNNPEHFFVATQDFDLRKKFREVPAVPLIFGLRNSLHLEPPSAFQHAFVKASEEERLHATELEQKMLKTTTKSILGHEGEIEGPKDQNLEMQPVEKKHSARNKTDVKDRPQFKRKRAKGPNPLSCKKKKKDGNPKPSLDKETNVSDNPVRSRGKKRKRXAKGKALAEVTSA from the exons atgaGAGTGAGGAAGCAAAAACGACATAGGAGGGCGGTGAGATTCTACGTAACATGTTATGGGTTTAGGCAGCCGTATAAGATTCTATGTGACGGGACATTCGTGCATCACCTTATCGTGAATCGGATTGCTCCTGCGGATGAAGCTCTTGCTAATATACTTGGTGGCCCTGTCAAGCTTTTCACAACTAG ATGTGTTCATGCGGAGCTCAAAAGGCTTGGTAAATCATATTCTGAATCTCTACAGGCTGCTCATTTACTCATGACAGCAAG ATGTGATCATGAGAAGGTAAAGAGTGCTGAAGCTTGCATTTTGGAAGTTATTGGACAAAATAATCCTGAGCACTTTTTTGTTGCCACTCAGGATTTTGATTTGCGGAAAAAGTTCCGGGAG GTCCCAGCTGTCCCTCTTATATTTGGTCTGAGAAATTCCTTACACCTTGAGCCACCATCTGCGTTTCAACATGCGTTTGTCAAAGCTTCTGAAGAAGAGCGCTTACATGCGACTGAGTTAGAACAGAAAATGTTAAAAACCACGACCAAGAGCATATTGGGACATGAGGGTGAAATTGAAGGTCCAAAAGATCAAAATCTTGAAATGCAACCTGTTGAAAAGAAGCACAGTGCAAGAAATAAAACGGATGTCAAGGATAGACCtcaatttaaaaggaaaagagccAAG GGACCGAATCCACTTTCTtgcaagaagaaaaagaaggatgGAAACCCAAAGCCTTCATTAGATAAA GAAACTAATGTTAGTGACAATCCTGTGAGAAGCAGgggcaagaaaagaaaga ttgcGAAAGGAAAAGCACTTGCTGAGGTGACCAGCGCATAG